NNNNNNNNNNNNNNNNNNNNNNNNNNNNNNNNNNNNNNNNNNNNNNNNNNNNtttcagaagtctaagtcttttggaacgagaccccctcgacggcccgtcgttcccatgacggttcgtcgtgggttccgtcgactcacacagtttttccagaaataaaatctgctgctcaaaacgactaaacaggtcgttacaaaagtGGAGGTTTATGAGTACGGACAAATTGAATaactttttcataaattttgtatttaatttataCTAAAAAATTACTGGACAAAGGacataaatcacatatttttaaggcaaaattatcatttgtcccttataaatttataattacaaaaatctctCAAACTGATACGTTAATCTGATTCTCGAGAACATCAATTATTAAGTaagaaaaattacattttatacatgatacactaatctgatgtacattttatacatgatacactaatctgatgcgcgagatacattaatatgatacgcgaaatacattaatttgatgtgttaatacattaatctgatgcgtaaaatgagaaattttgagaattagtaaaattaatatGGGTAATGGTGATAAGAGAACTTAAAGGTGAGATTTATGTCATTTATTCTAATATTAATTTGTCAAGtcctaataaaattaattgactattctaaagaaaatttaaaacttttaaactatTAATCCTAGCTCCGTCTCTAAACACATTtgaactaaattaatataattaagaatttatgaaAGTAGTGCCGTCCAAATCCAAGAAGTTAGgcataaaataaaagtatttattatatatgtcatattttggaaccaatatttttaaatttttttttttacaaataaatgatTACTAGCTAGCTAGGTTGGTTGGGTTGTCTTGCactaagaaattcaaataattcatccacaaacataaaaaattacacTTTTACAAGCAATTATTTATCCATTTGAACTCAATAAAAACTTTGACCCTATCCTAACTATGAAGAATTAAATTGTGTgttttctctatttatttttacttatcgTGTTCACGAAATTGAATCGAATcagattatttaaaatattttaaatattaaatttataagtgtttctttaaaaattatacgAAAGATACTATAAGTTATCATCTTTCATACGTCTCGTCTATACAGTATGACAAGTTATATAACAATCTGACATCGACCCTCGTTTTGAAGCTAAGTGATAATCAcacaaatatttatgatattacttaaatcatattatttaaaTGCTAATCTAAAAGTCCATACACCTCTTCCTATAATTATTCTTAATGGATATAATATTTAAAGGTATATGATCTTTTTCTACcctttttgttgtgtttttagGTTCTTTGCATTATTTGTGATTTATcctaatattattataatatattttggtgAATTATTAGTGATTCAAAGGGATTGTCAAATATGAAGTTTGACCTGGTCAACTACCTAGTCAACCATCAAAATTTTATCCAATTGCCCCCTCACCCCAACCCCAcacaccaaaaaataaaaatctttctaaaaataaagtGTTTGATAAGTAAAGTGAGacatttcaacataaattttatcAGACGCAAATAAAGATCACCATTATTGTACTATCATTACACATTTATCGAACAACTATGTTAATCAAAATTACAGATATCAAGTAATTTTTGTATTACTGTCATCACacatacatcaaataactctaataattatatatcaacgAACTCTTAAATATATACCATTCATATATCGAATAACTCTAACCGTCATATATCAAGTATAACTATACCCATCAACTAAGTCACCTATACCACATATAGGTCGAATAACTCTAACCACACATATCACTCTTAACCATCGGCATTCAAACTAAACATATATACCATACATGTATCGAATAACTCTTAACACATGTATCAAATATAACTATGCCCATCAACTAAATAACCTATACCACACATAAATCGAATAACTCTAACCATCACATATCATTATTAACCATCAGCATTCAAATTGAGCTACCGTTATAAGTATATCGAATCACGTATAACAAAATTTGTCCATCATATATCAAATACCTTTTAACCATCAGCACTCAAAATTTGTCCATCATATATCAAACAACTTTTAACCATCAACACTCAAAGTTAACACGTATATCAAATAACTTTATCCATCAATTAAATGTATAACGAAAATACACGTATATTAAATAACTTTATCTATCAATTAAAATTGAGCTACCATTATAAGTATATCGAATCACGTATAACAAAATTTGTCCATCATATATCAAATAACTTTTAACCATCGGCCACTCAAAATTTATCCATCATATATCAAATAACTTTTAACCATCAGCACTCAAAGTTAGCACATATATCAAATAACTTTATCCATCAATTACACgtataacaaaaatatacacGTATATCAAATAACTTTATCTATCAATTAGACGTATAATGGAAGTGCTTTATCTATCAACTACTAAATGACCATAACACTGGGTAAATTATGTCCAATAAAAACTACCATTACACCATTACAGGTATATGGAATTATTCCTATCTAtctagaaataaattaaatcattggtTTTTTATGCAAAGCAAAAACCCAACTAGGTAAAAATTTGTAACACTCCAATTATTAACCCCCCTCCAGAACAGGGTCAAATATTTCGTTTTGCAAAGGTTACAAAATTACTTCAAATAAGAGAAAAGCTTAATACCACACCATAGTGTTCCaacattaaaaaaacatttgaacATAGTCAAAACACCCTATCTACTTGAAACAACATTAAACCCTAGCTCCGGTGTAACCGGTCCCCTTCTCCGCGATCCCGGTCCCGGGGACTCCACCGTGCGGTGCACCAACGCCATATTCGTTGTCCCTATAGCCCGGACCATAGGTGCTATTGAACAATCCAGAATGAAGCATAAGAACATAGAGAAGTTCAGTAATTCCAAGAACTATTATGAAACCTTCAAGAACTCTTAGCCTCCATCCTCTCCATCCTCCTATGTTGATCTCCTTACATGCCAacctaacaaaaaaatatatcaacgTATCATATTTTCGTGAGCTAATTTTACTCGTGATAATTTTACTCGTGAAATATCATGATAACTAGGTTAATTACCCGAAAGCAAGTGCAGTAACAGCCCACGCGACTAAAGCAGATGAACCCGCAGCAGCAAGACTATCATTTCTCCATGCTCTCAAGTGATTCGCGCCTAAGAGCTTCGATATTATGCCCAGCACGGATGCTAATATCGCAAATGTTAGGAAGAACATCGTCGCTCCATTTCCTCCAAAacctaaaaataaatgttaaatgttataaggtcaaattacatttttgatCTAGACATAAAATCGCGGAGCTAGATAGGGCTCAGGGGTAAACAAACCCAGTTACTTTTTCTTAAACTAACTaatattaaaaagttaaatatatatatatatatatatagcatgaGCTCCTGACAAAACTGACTAGTGGCTCAGGACCATTAAACCTAAATCCCTAAGAACCGTTCACGATCTTGATTTCGCCTCGATAAACATATCCTTAAGTGTGATTAGGACAAAAAGATTGATCAAATctacaataaatttataaatgtgTAATTAAATTTTACGAGATTAAGAGTCATATAAATCATAGGGATAGCTTAATTATGCTGATTGTATTGTCCTATTGTATAACGTTATTCatttcaattaataaaaatcataaaaattatcaattgatATACAAGTTACAGCCTTTACACATGTACTACgagaaaaatatgaattacatgaaaatttttattaacaaaaatataatttcctaCGAATTATAATActaattttcagaaaaatccaCACGTAAATTCACATTTCTAATAACAGAAATTAGCAAACAAACAGATCTTGTAACAAATCGCAATAAATTTACGTATCAACAAATTAACGACAAAATTCACAAATCGTGACACGAATTACGACAAATCTATACCTTATATTAGCTACAAAATTCACAAGCAACGACACGAATTAacaacaaatttcaaatttcacacGTCGCTAtaaacatgttaaaactacaaaaaaaaattaacgataaaattcattgaaaataaTACTTACTAGGATGATTAGTTTGTCCATTGATAAACCTGTTGAGACACCAACTAGCAAAACCTAAAACAATAAGATACATTAATAAGTTCAAAAACAACAATGGTCCTGCTAAACTTCTTCCCACAGCCCTTgccatttcttttcttttatacaatattaataattaaaactttgatctaattttttttttcacttctttGTGTACGTATTTATCGATTTTCCAAGTTATGagagggaaaaaaattaaactatatataaagaaaaacatattaaaatacgTGTCGAAATTATTGCTTAGTTTGATTGAATAGTAAACATGTGGAGGGACACTTGTCACTTTCTCTATATATTTATTGGATTTGCACTTTATATAATGTTTATCCATATACgataatattcttttttctatttttatttgacgttttcttgtatttttttgggtgtCATTTGCTAATATTGAGGAAACATATAGAAGTGTAtcgatatttttaattttgatatcgtcatttaatatttgtgttatCTGTTTAATTGattactaattatttattttttgtgtgcATTGTTGAATAACTTGAGTGTCAAGTTTTATATGACTTGatgaaaagtttaaagtttCAGAGTTTGAAGTTTTATGTCGTAAAAATCTTATTTCAAACGATAAATTCATAGtgtgaattttgaaaaatatatgaagtaCATAAAATAACGATAATATCGTTATTTTGAAAATGATGgatagaagaagggaaaatatataagaaattataaaaatcgaGCATTAACGACGAAATAAaagatttatatatttaatcaaTTGGGCTACTAAATTTTCCGTTAAAACGGTAATGTCAAAATAAGTTtcttatatgaaatttttactCAAATTTACTTCAACACGGTTTGATTTGAAGCTTTGGCTAATGGGTCGGACTTAACTAAAGCCCAAATGCGTTGGGCCAAGAATCCAACTTCATTTTGTATGAATTTAGTTGGTTATTCGAGTTTTTGGttcgatttttaatttttattctttaaatttgtttttttttttctaatgcacatttaataaaatttttggaTCAAAGTATTCAAATTTTCCATGTATAAGTAATTTC
The nucleotide sequence above comes from Solanum pennellii chromosome 9, SPENNV200. Encoded proteins:
- the LOC107030753 gene encoding membrane protein PM19L, encoding MARAVGRSLAGPLLFLNLLMYLIVLGFASWCLNRFINGQTNHPSFGGNGATMFFLTFAILASVLGIISKLLGANHLRAWRNDSLAAAGSSALVAWAVTALAFGLACKEINIGGWRGWRLRVLEGFIIVLGITELLYVLMLHSGLFNSTYGPGYRDNEYGVGAPHGGVPGTGIAEKGTGYTGARV